From one Lycium ferocissimum isolate CSIRO_LF1 chromosome 7, AGI_CSIRO_Lferr_CH_V1, whole genome shotgun sequence genomic stretch:
- the LOC132064917 gene encoding uncharacterized protein LOC132064917, with product MEIEVMMPSPPLSGCNTPYMSAPSSPPRAATLFYSAPASPTRISPLYDDFNWEDIPKEKDINTNPDEDNDFAFDFSGQLERISFSAADELFDGGKIKPLKPSSKFQYEGKHMDSPKSPKKLFKKKDFDPFVAAFEKQIRTEDPQKISNQGNKELRVSDLLFDHESNQETAKKSSSVSSSSSSSSSSSSSSVSSMISNWSKKWKIKDLLLFRSSSEGRPSSTEQLNKYELLKKSHQEDVKNSSFRSTDSVGSRSKKKGSVSAHELHYTMNRAVSEEMKKKTFLPYKQGLLGCLGFNAALQDSVSKSVANSMSMSRR from the coding sequence ATGGAGATAGAGGTGATGATGCCATCTCCACCACTCAGTGGTTGTAATACACCTTACATGAGTGCACCTTCAAGCCCTCCACGTGCTGCCACGTTATTTTACAGTGCACCTGCTAGTCCTACTCGTATTTCTCCTCTTTACGATGATTTCAATTGGGAAGATAtcccaaaagagaaagatattAACACTAATCCAGATGAAGATAATGATTTTGCTTTTGATTTCAGTGGACAATTGGAGAGGATTTCTTTCTCAGCAGCTGATGAACTCTTTGATGGTGGAAAAATCAAACCTTTGAAACCATCATCAAAGTTTCAGTATGAAGGAAAACACATGGATTCTCCAAAATCCCCGAAAAAATTGTTCAAGAAGAAAGATTTTGATCCATTTGTTGCAGCTTTTGAAAAACAGATTAGAACAGAGGATCCACAAAAGATTTCAAACCAGGGAAACAAAGAATTGAGAGTATCTGACTTATTATTTGATCATGAAAGCAATCAAGAAACCGCGAAAAAATCATCCTctgtatcatcatcatcatcttcttcttcctcttcttcgtCTTCTTCAGTTTCTTCAATGATCTCAAACTGgtcaaaaaaatggaaaatcaaAGACTTGTTGCTATTTAGAAGTTCTTCAGAAGGTCGACCAAGTAGTACAGAACAATTAAACAAGTATGAATTATTGAAGAAAAGTCATCAAGAAGATGTTAAAAATTCCAGTTTCAGATCAACAGACAGTGTTGGGTCGAGATCGAAGAAAAAAGGGTCAGTTTCGGCCCATGAATTGCATTATACGATGAATAGAGCAGTATcagaagagatgaagaagaaaacaTTTTTACCATACAAACAGGGCTTATTGGGTTGTTTAGGTTTCAATGCAGCGTTGCAGGATTCTGTTTCTAAAAGTGTTGCTAATTCTATGTCTATGAGTCGCCGTTGA
- the LOC132064919 gene encoding serine carboxypeptidase 1-like, with protein sequence MARNKMKVSLILSLSLLLCLVNIEQCHGGEGDVLLKFLETRPTKQLFTTNVSEGQVEAEERVNSAFGSLIGQKGSKEDDKISKLTGQPSGVNFDQYSGYVTVDADAGRALFYYFTESTQDSTNKPLVLWLNGGPGCSSFGNGGMAELGPFRVNNDGKTLWLNEFAWNNVANILFLESPAGVGFSYSNRSSDYVIGDKRTSEDSYTFLINWMERFPEYKNREFYIAGESYAGHYVPQLAQLILSHKKTDPHHAINLQGIATGNAYIDMETQNRGSYDFYWSHAIVSDDVHEGIVLNCNFSASSFSETCSEYKKQADFSRGDIYYYDIYAPLCGSPQNTSLPISGYDPCTSYYVDSYLNTAEVQQALHVRGIPQEWGSCNLSIHASWQDSPDTVLPIFQELMQSGIRVWIYSGDTDYIVSVTTSRYAIDKIKTPIKKSWYPWYFEGEVGGYAVEYQNLTFVTVRGSGHFVPGYQPGRALTMFSSFINGTLPPEYNK encoded by the exons ATGgcaagaaataaaatgaaggttaGCTTAATTTTGAGTCTTTCTTTACTTCTATGCCTCGTTAACATCGAACAATGTCACGGAGGGGAAGGAGATgttcttttgaaatttctagagacaCGACCGACGAAACAATTGTTTACAACTAATGTCAGTGAAGGTCAAGTGGAAGCTGAGGAAAGGGTTAATTCAGCATTTGGATCCTTAATAGGTCAGAAAGGGTCCAAGGAAGAtgataaaatatcaaaattaacCGGGCAACCAAGTGGGGTGAATTTTGATCAATATTCAGGATATGTTACTGTTGATGCCGATGCTGGCAGAGCTTTGTTCTATTACTTCACTGAATCAACTCAAGACTCTACTAACAAGCCTCTTGTCTTATGGTTGAATGGAG GTCCGGGATGTTCATCATTTGGAAATGGAGGAATGGCCGAATTGGGACCTTTTCGAGTAAACAATGATGGAAAAACCTTGTGGCTCAATGAATTTGCTTGGAATAACG TGGCAAATATACTCTTCTTAGAATCACCTGCTGGGGTTGGATTTTCTTACTCTAATCGATCATCAGATTATGTAATTGGAGATAAACGTACTTCTGAAGATAGCTATACTTTCCTAATCAATTGGATGGAAAGATTTCCTGAATATAAAAACAGGGAATTTTATATCGCTGGTGAGAGTTATGCTGGACATTATGTACCTCAACTAGCACAACTTATCCTTTCCCATAAGAAAACCGATCCCCATCATGCCATTAACTTGCAAGGAATTGCA aCAGGGAATGCGTATATTGACATGGAAACGCAAAATAGGGGTTCATATGACTTTTATTGGTCCCATGCCATAGTTTCAGATGACGTCCATGAAGGAATTGTCTTAAATTGCAATTTTTCTGCATCGAGTTTTTCAGAAACTTGTTCCGAATACAAAAAACAAGCAGATTTCTCTCGAGGTGACATTTATTATTATGACATATACGCTCCATTGTGCGGCTCCCCACAAAATACTTCTCTCCCA ATTTCTGGATACGACCCATGCACAAGCTACTATGTAGATTCATACTTAAATACTGCTGAAGTGCAACAAGCACTCCATGTCAGAGGAATACCCCAAGAATGGGGTTCTTGCaa TTTATCCATACATGCAAGTTGGCAAGATTCACCTGATACAGTTTTACCAATCTTTCAAGAGCTTATGCAAAGTGGGATTAGAGTTTGGATATATAG TGGAGATACAGATTATATAGTATCAGTGACAACAAGTAGGTATGCCATAGACAAAATAAAAACACCGATTAAGAAATCATGGTACCCCTGGTACTTCGAAGGCGAG GTTGGTGGTTACGCTGTTGAATACCAAAACTTAACATTTGTGACAGTAAGGGGATCAGGGCATTTTGTCCCTGGATATCAACCTGGTCGTGCTTTGACCATGTTTTCATCCTTCATCAATGGCACGCTTCCTCctgaatataataaataa
- the LOC132064918 gene encoding serine carboxypeptidase 1-like has translation MGSKKMKVSSVLSVFLILCYLVAQQCYAGEVDVLREFLKYRRAKTSVINQGLAPAEKHRSVSEFVVPQVGSKEDDKISALPGQPSGVNFDQYSGYVTVDANAGRALFYYLAESSHEPTTKPLVLWLNGGPGCSSFGNGGMVELGPFRVNKDGKTLWLNPFAWNNAANVLFLESPAGVGFSYSNTSSDYTTGDEKTKKDSFTFLVNWMEKFPEYKHRDFYIIGESYAGHYVPQLAQLILSHKKSEPNLVINLQGIATGNARLDDEAMSRGTYDFYWTHALISDEVHGGIVSNCNFSAEASNSEACYEYIAQADSSQANIYDYNTYSQLCNSSAYFAHPIDGFDPCSADYVFNYLNTAEVQKALNVRDIPHSWYSCGGVSWQDSPDTVLPIIQELMQSGIRVWIYSGDVDHILSVTTSRYAIDKIKTPVKTPWYPWFFQGEVGGYAVEYQNLTFVTVRGAGHFVPSYQPGRALTMFSSFINGTLPPRLR, from the exons ATGGGAAgcaagaaaatgaaagtttcctctgttttaagtgtttttctAATTTTGTGCTATCTAGTTGCGCAACAATGTTACGCAGGGGAAGTAGATGTTCTACGTGAATTTCTCAAGTATCGACGGGCAAAAACAAGTGTTATTAACCAGGGCTTAGCGCCTGCTGAGAAACATAGATCAGTGTCAGAATTCGTAGTGCCACAAGTAGGATCAAAGGAAGATGACAAGATCTCGGCATTGCCAGGGCAACCAAGTGGGGTGAATTTTGATCAATATTCAGGATATGTTACTGTTGATGCCAATGCTGGTAGAGCCTTGTTCTATTACTTGGCGGAATCGTCTCATGAACCTACTACAAAGCCTCTTGTTTTGTGGCTAAATGGAG GACCTGGTTGCTCCTCGTTCGGGAATGGAGGGATGGTGGAACTTGGACCCTTCCGCGTCAATAAAGACGGAAAAACCTTGTGGCTCAACCCTTTTGCCTGGAACAATG CGGCAAATGTCCTCTTTTTAGAATCACCTGCTGGTGTTGGATTCTCTTATTCTAATACATCATCGGACTATACTACTGGAGACGAAAAGACTAAAAAGGATAGCTTCACCTTTCTCGTCAATTGGATGGAAAAATTCCCAGAATATAAACACCGTGATTTCTACATTATTGGAGAGAGTTATGCTGGTCACTATGTGCCTCAACTTGCTCAGCTGATCTTATCCCACAAGAAATCAGAACCCAACCTTGTCATTAACTTGCAAGGAATAGCT ACTGGAAATGCCCGCCTCGATGATGAAGCAATGAGTAGGGGTACATATGACTTTTATTGGACACATGCACTAATATCAGATGAAGTCCATGGAGGAATTGTCTCTAATTGCAACTTCTCAGCAGAAGCGTCTAACTCAGAAGCTTGCTATGAGTACATAGCCCAAGCAGATTCATCTCAAGCCAATATATACGATTATAACACATATTCCCAACTGTGCAACTCCTCTGCCTATTTCGCCCATCCT ATAGATGGATTTGATCCATGTTCAGCTGATTACGTATTTAATTACCTAAACACTGCTGAAGTACAAAAGGCACTTAATGTCAGAGATATACCCCATTCCTGGTATTCTTGCGG TGGCGTAAGTTGGCAAGACTCCCCAGATACTGTTCTTCCAATCATTCAAGAGCTCATGCAAAGTGGCATTAGGGTTTGGATATATAG CGGAGACGTAGATCATATTTTGTCTGTAACGACAAGTAGATATGCTATTGACAAAATCAAAACACCAGTCAAAACGCCATGGTACCCCTGGTTCTTCCAAGGCGAG GTTGGCGGTTATGCAGTAGAATACCAGAACTTGACATTCGTGACGGTTAGAGGAGCGGGGCATTTCGTCCCAAGCTATCAGCCTGGCCGTGCATTGACCATGTTCTCATCCTTCATCAATGGCACACTCCCTCCTCGTCTCCGCTAA